A stretch of the Nicotiana tabacum cultivar K326 chromosome 6, ASM71507v2, whole genome shotgun sequence genome encodes the following:
- the LOC107829898 gene encoding uncharacterized protein LOC107829898 has protein sequence MAEEEKSVQEELSLPILLADRVIKSAQEAESSKVECAELARHATQLSQFLRATVRLTSSSQSQSLYDRPIRRITSEVTKTLDRALTLVRKCRHKPNLLRHVLAITSTADFRKVSTLLENSTADVTWLLSIFDPDAGPTLSLPPIASNDPIMAWVWSYIATVQMGNLQYRIDAAQELANLARDNNRNKKMIVEENGIPPLLKLLKESSSAAAQIAAATALYNLADDEERVRAIANDLGVQIVVKVLAEAPMRVQIHIANLVSRMADLDAYAQEEFGRENITRPLVTLLGMDVVLDDNRESQPRKTPSLHSLVQINKEMARNNFSFHSNSMDGSSRGGHYGNKKEKDRELEPPEVKAKLKVSCAMALWKLAKGSLLNTRKITEAKGLLCLAKIIEKEKGDLQINCLMTVMELAAVAESNVELRRVAFKPTSPAGKAVIDQLLRVINEETSAPLVIPAIKAIGCLARTFPAKDTRIIELIVVKLGHRNTDVAVEACIALEKFTCPDNFNRVEHSKAIVEFDGVPKLMNLLRSNDRGQVHELLLLCYLALHVGNSKALEQARALSFLEGAARHVVSQRPDLKELFGKAIHHLTLYQAGGHTHRQA, from the coding sequence ATGGCGGAAGAAGAGAAATCAGTGCAAGAGGAGCTTTCACTTCCGATTTTACTTGCTGACAGAGTCATTAAATCAGCCCAAGAAGCTGAATCATCCAAAGTGGAATGTGCCGAACTGGCTCGTCACGCTACTCAGCTCAGCCAATTCCTCCGAGCCACTGTTCGTCTCACCAGTTCGTCCCAATCCCAGTCCCTCTACGACCGTCCCATCCGCCGTATAACTTCTGAAGTTACCAAAACTCTGGACCGGGCACTTACTCTTGTTCGCAAGTGTCGTCACAAGCCCAATCTCCTCCGCCATGTTCTCGCCATCACTTCTACTGCAGACTTCCGGAAAGTCTCTACCCTTCTAGAAAATTCCACGGCGGACGTCACGTGGCTGCTCTCCATTTTCGACCCGGATGCGGGCCCCACTCTTTCACTTCCCCCTATTGCCAGCAACGACCCTATTATGGCTTGGGTTTGGTCTTACATCGCTACTGTTCAAATGGGTAATCTCCAGTACCGAATTGACGCTGCTCAGGAATTAGCTAATTTAGCACGCGATAATAACCGCAATAAAAAAATGATTGTGGAAGAAAACGGAATTCCGCCTCTACTGAAGCTACTGAAGGAAAGCAGTTCAGCAGCAGCACAAATTGCTGCGGCAACTGCTTTGTACAACTTGGCTGACGATGAGGAAAGAGTGAGAGCAATAGCAAATGATCTTGGTGTTCAAATTGTTGTAAAGGTGCTCGCTGAAGCGCCCATGAGAGTTCAAATTCACATTGCGAATTTGGTCTCAAGAATGGCTGATTTGGACGCATACGCACAGGAAGAATTTGGAAGAGAGAATATAACTAGGCCGTTGGTAACCCTTTTAGGAATGGATGTAGTTTTGGATGATAACAGAGAATCACAGCCCCGTAAGACGCCTAGTTTACATTCTTTAGTTCAGATAAATAAAGAGATGGCTCGGAATAATTTTAGTTTTCATTCTAATTCAATGGATGGGAGTAGTAGAGGTGGACATTATGGTAATAAGAAAGAGAAAGATAGAGAATTGGAGCCCCCTGAGGTGAAAGCTAAGCTTAAGGTAAGCTGTGCAATGGCACTGTGGAAATTGGCTAAAGGTAGTTTGTTAAATACCAGGAAGATTACTGAGGCTAAGGGTTTGCTTTGTTTGGCAAAGATTATTGAGAAGGAGAAAGGGGATTTGCAGATTAACTGTCTGATGACAGTGATGGAATTGGCCGCAGTGGCAGAGTCTAATGTTGAACTTAGACGAGTGGCGTTCAAGCCTACTTCACCTGCTGGAAAGGCGGTTATTGATCAGCTATTAAGGGTGATAAATGAGGAAACCAGCGCCCCATTGGTGATTCCAGCTATTAAGGCAATTGGATGTTTGGCTAGGACATTTCCTGCAAAGGACACACGAATCATTGAGCTTATAGTGGTTAAACTTGGGCATAGAAATACTGATGTAGCTGTGGAAGCATGTATTGCTTTGGAGAAATTCACATGTCCGGACAATTTTAATCGCGTGGAGCATTCAAAGGCAATTGTTGAATTCGATGGAGTACCAAAGCTGATGAATTTGCTGAGGAGCAATGACCGAGGCCAGGTACACGAGCTTCTATTGCTCTGCTACCTTGCTTTACATGTTGGTAACAGTAAGGCCCTTGAGCAAGCAAGAGCATTAAGCTTCCTTGAGGGAGCTGCTCGTCATGTAGTTTCTCAGCGTCCTGATTTGAAGGAGTTGTTTGGCAAAGCGATCCACCATCTTACACTTTATCAAGCTGGAGGTCATACACATAGACAAGCTTAA
- the LOC107829899 gene encoding transcription factor MYB61-like: protein MGRHSCCVKQKLRKGLWSPEEDEKLSNYITKFGVGSWSSVPKLAGLQRCGKSCRLRWINYLRPDLKRGMFSPDEEDRIISLHQVLGNRWAQIAAQLPGRTDNEIKNFWNSSLKKKLIKQGIDPNTHKLLSEDQVKDEENCTNKTSMLQIPSAGLMDQPFHLTNSRSFNSEVNGQLTEASKDEFVSKQVFDLLYIHEFQANVNPNGYNSEILAQYQQNMRPNDHRQSEFNRNPNYGFCSETSITKLEHGQITETDFASSSTSRMSSSNSSNVRRYQNTAEIQMPRMLENSEDLTWEVENKIESLFQYPYISIKNEELKSSPRQ, encoded by the exons ATGGGGCGCCATTCTTGTTGTGTGAAGCAGAAGCTAAGGAAAGGATTATGGTCCCCAGAAGAAGATGAGAAATTGAGTAATTATATCACCAAATTTGGTGTTGGCTCCTGGAGTTCTGTCCCTAAGCTAGCTG GCCTGCAAAGATGTGGAAAGAGTTGCAGATTGAGATGGATAAATTACTTAAGGCCTGATCTTAAAAGAGGAATGTTCTCACCGGATGAAGAAGATAGGATCATTAGTCTCCATCAAGTTCTCGGAAATAG GTGGGCACAAATTGCTGCACAATTACCAGGAAGAACAGATAATGAAATAAAGAATTTCTGGAATTCCAGTTTGAAAAAGAAACTAATAAAGCAGGGGATTGATCCAAATACTCACAAGCTACTAAGTGAGGATCAAGTAAAGGATGAAGAGAATTGTACAAATAAGACCTCAATGTTGCAGATACCGTCAGCTGGATTAATGGACCAACCATTTCACCTGACTAATAGTAGAAGTTTTAACAGTGAGGTAAATGGACAATTAACAGAAGCTTCAAAAGACGAATTTGTAAGCAAACAGGTATTTGATCTTCTGTATATTCATGAATTCCAAGCCAATGTAAATCCGAATGGGTATAATTCAGAAATATTAGCTCAATACCAGCAAAATATGAGACCTAATGATCATCGTCAGAGCGAATTCAACAGGAATCCAAACTATGGGTTTTGTTCAGAGACAAGTATAACAAAATTAGAACATGGACAGATCACAGAAACTGATTTTGCTAGTAGCTCAACTTCAAGAATGAGTTCAAGTAACAGTTCAAATGTACGTAGATATCAGAATACAGCTGAAATTCAGATGCCAAGAATGTTGGAAAATAGTGAAGACTTGACGTGGGAAGTTGAGAACAAAATTGAATCTTTGTTTCAGTATCCATACATTTCGATCAAGAATGAAGAATTGAAGTCAAGTCCGAGGCAATAA